In Candidatus Bathyarchaeia archaeon, the following are encoded in one genomic region:
- a CDS encoding SDR family oxidoreductase gives MTKKDTAKTGLPPLHTLISLEGKKALITGSAAGIGKAIAYRFAEAGADLELVDISEDGLNAAKEELKQFKVHINIHRIDLSKKEEIDALWKKLEGKEPDILVNNAGIYPSKSFLEVDEAFLQKVMDVNLNSVFWMCQHMIRSRLKKGGVIINVGSIEAVMPLKEELSHYSISKAGVMVLTRALASEYGKHGFRINVLVPGGVWTSGTKSLAKEALQFKFKVVKTGIEYGMRNPLGRLGKPDEIARMALVLASDLSSYVHGTLITVDGGFLSA, from the coding sequence ATGACCAAGAAAGATACCGCTAAAACTGGTTTGCCGCCTTTGCATACGCTTATTTCTCTCGAAGGAAAAAAGGCTTTAATCACTGGTTCTGCTGCGGGCATTGGAAAAGCCATAGCTTACAGGTTTGCTGAGGCAGGCGCTGATTTGGAACTCGTCGACATCAGCGAAGACGGCTTAAACGCTGCAAAAGAAGAGCTCAAACAGTTTAAAGTGCACATAAACATTCACAGAATTGACCTGTCCAAAAAAGAAGAGATAGACGCTTTATGGAAGAAGTTGGAAGGCAAAGAGCCAGACATACTAGTCAATAACGCGGGCATATACCCTTCCAAGTCCTTTCTCGAAGTGGATGAAGCCTTTCTGCAGAAGGTGATGGATGTTAATTTGAACTCGGTTTTTTGGATGTGCCAGCACATGATAAGAAGCAGATTGAAAAAAGGTGGAGTAATAATAAATGTTGGCTCTATCGAGGCAGTAATGCCGCTGAAAGAAGAGCTTAGCCACTATAGCATCAGTAAGGCTGGCGTAATGGTGCTTACTCGAGCCTTAGCAAGCGAATACGGCAAGCATGGTTTCAGAATAAACGTACTTGTGCCGGGTGGAGTTTGGACGTCTGGAACAAAAAGTTTAGCAAAAGAAGCGTTGCAGTTCAAGTTTAAAGTGGTGAAAACTGGCATAGAATATGGCATGAGGAACCCGCTGGGCAGATTGGGCAAGCCAGATGAAATTGCACGTATGGCTCTGGTTCTTGCAAGCGATTTGTCCAGTTACGTGCATGGCACATTAATAACTGTTGATGGAGGATTCCTATCCGCATAA
- a CDS encoding TRAM domain-containing protein, whose amino-acid sequence MPRRLPEKTKNAPRKPRRFGSQRRFRPSRPLFSMAPVKENQEIEVVIDDIGSRGDGVARIQNFLIFVPNSKIGERVKVVIRSVHEKFAVAERIA is encoded by the coding sequence ATGCCAAGAAGGCTGCCAGAAAAAACAAAAAATGCGCCAAGAAAACCGAGAAGATTTGGAAGCCAAAGAAGGTTCCGTCCAAGCAGACCGCTCTTTTCGATGGCGCCTGTCAAAGAGAACCAAGAAATAGAAGTTGTCATCGACGATATTGGAAGCAGAGGCGACGGAGTAGCTAGAATACAGAACTTTTTGATTTTTGTTCCAAACAGCAAAATAGGCGAACGGGTTAAAGTCGTAATTCGCTCGGTGCATGAGAAATTCGCAGTCGCGGAAAGAATAGCTTAG
- a CDS encoding ABC transporter ATP-binding protein: MKALLEARDVKKAYRMGKVLVPALRGISFEAKESEFLTIFGPSGSGKSTLLHLIGGLDRPDEGEIFIDGFNILELSGDKLAELRLTRIGFVFQFFNLLPRLTALRNVELPLTIAGVQEKEAVERAKEMLTLVGLETRINHKPTELSGGEQQRVAIARALINNPKIVLADEPTGNLDTKTGWEIVQLMKRLNEEKGQTFIVVTHDPHIAETADRIIHLKDGLIEAIKEAPRGNRQ; this comes from the coding sequence ATGAAAGCTCTGCTTGAAGCTCGCGATGTTAAGAAAGCTTACAGAATGGGCAAAGTGCTTGTTCCTGCTTTGCGTGGAATAAGTTTTGAAGCCAAAGAAAGTGAATTCTTAACAATTTTCGGACCTTCTGGCAGTGGAAAATCAACATTGCTACATTTAATTGGAGGGTTAGACCGTCCTGACGAAGGAGAAATCTTCATTGACGGCTTTAACATTCTTGAGCTAAGCGGTGACAAGCTGGCTGAACTTCGTTTGACTAGGATAGGGTTTGTTTTTCAATTTTTCAATTTATTACCCAGATTGACTGCATTGCGTAATGTTGAGTTGCCGCTCACGATTGCAGGTGTGCAAGAGAAAGAAGCGGTGGAAAGAGCAAAGGAGATGCTAACACTTGTGGGACTTGAAACTCGCATAAACCATAAACCCACAGAACTAAGCGGAGGAGAACAACAACGCGTAGCAATTGCACGGGCGTTAATAAATAATCCAAAAATCGTGCTAGCCGACGAACCAACTGGAAATCTCGACACAAAAACAGGTTGGGAAATAGTCCAATTAATGAAAAGGCTAAACGAGGAAAAAGGACAAACTTTCATAGTTGTCACTCACGACCCGCACATTGCAGAAACTGCAGACCGCATAATACACCTTAAAGACGGCTTAATAGAAGCAATAAAAGAAGCACCCAGAGGGAACAGGCAATGA
- a CDS encoding flavodoxin domain-containing protein — protein MPILNIDFHSAACSINIWLRLNFNCSITNRIVFPLNFKERLKGTYTFKVELRLTQMKVLIVYDTVSLMRLTEKVAETISEALKEKRIEVDSSYVNDANAAVIKDYDCLIVGAPTMAFRASNDMRKFLDNLSKEDFSGKLAATFDTQVQSRISGSAVKGIEDKLKKLGFRLITAPLIAYVEGKMNQMRLKEGELEKAKKWAQAVAETLQPQSS, from the coding sequence TTGCCAATTTTGAATATTGATTTTCACTCAGCAGCATGCAGCATCAACATCTGGTTACGACTAAACTTCAATTGTTCCATTACAAACCGAATAGTCTTTCCCTTAAACTTCAAAGAACGTTTAAAAGGAACATACACGTTTAAAGTTGAATTGAGGCTGACTCAAATGAAAGTTTTAATTGTTTACGACACAGTTTCTCTCATGCGGTTAACGGAAAAAGTTGCCGAAACAATCAGCGAAGCACTAAAAGAAAAGAGAATCGAAGTTGACTCTTCCTATGTTAATGATGCCAACGCGGCAGTCATAAAAGATTATGATTGCTTAATTGTTGGCGCGCCCACCATGGCATTCAGAGCCTCAAACGATATGAGAAAGTTTCTTGACAACTTGTCAAAGGAAGATTTTTCTGGTAAACTAGCAGCGACTTTTGATACGCAAGTTCAATCAAGAATAAGCGGAAGCGCAGTGAAGGGCATTGAAGACAAGCTTAAAAAATTAGGCTTTAGGCTGATAACAGCTCCGTTAATTGCTTATGTTGAAGGCAAAATGAACCAAATGCGACTGAAAGAGGGAGAATTGGAAAAAGCGAAAAAGTGGGCACAAGCAGTCGCCGAAACACTTCAGCCTCAATCGTCATAG
- a CDS encoding OB-fold nucleic acid binding domain-containing protein → MKIKELRNGMKNVTIEAKVTEKSDPREVLSRFKDETYKVATAIIADETGTIKLTLWNEQINQVNVNDTVKVENGYITSFRGEIQLNIGKYGKLTIE, encoded by the coding sequence TTGAAAATAAAAGAATTGCGAAACGGCATGAAAAACGTTACAATAGAAGCCAAAGTAACAGAAAAATCTGACCCACGCGAGGTTCTGTCAAGATTCAAAGACGAAACATACAAGGTCGCAACAGCAATAATTGCAGACGAAACAGGCACAATAAAACTGACTTTATGGAACGAACAAATCAACCAAGTAAACGTCAACGACACAGTCAAAGTGGAAAACGGATACATAACAAGCTTCCGAGGAGAAATCCAACTGAACATAGGAAAATACGGAAAACTAACAATCGAATAA
- a CDS encoding ferritin-like domain-containing protein, with protein sequence MASKELLKMLNDGIARELQVSIQYMWQHVQWGGVKGFAVQDELKKIAITEMKHAEAIAERLYYLGETPTTKPTEIVVGKTLKQMIQRDIKDEENAIALYKKIIEQARKEKDQTTEILFMNILKDEEEHHDTFTTLFEDLK encoded by the coding sequence TTGGCTTCTAAAGAATTATTGAAAATGTTGAATGACGGCATAGCAAGAGAGTTACAAGTTTCAATTCAGTATATGTGGCAACACGTTCAATGGGGCGGCGTTAAAGGCTTCGCGGTGCAGGATGAGTTAAAGAAGATAGCGATAACCGAGATGAAGCATGCTGAAGCCATTGCTGAAAGACTTTATTATTTGGGTGAAACACCGACAACGAAGCCAACTGAAATTGTTGTGGGTAAAACACTTAAGCAGATGATACAACGCGACATAAAGGACGAAGAAAACGCGATAGCGCTTTATAAGAAGATAATCGAGCAAGCCCGCAAAGAGAAAGACCAAACAACCGAGATACTCTTTATGAACATTTTGAAAGACGAAGAAGAACACCATGACACATTCACGACTTTGTTTGAAGACTTGAAGTAA
- a CDS encoding HAD family hydrolase — MVKLVAGNKTIKCELVIFDKNGTLINQHLLLLELAKARKNAIEKHGGKAVSELWEHLVGVDLKNEKIDHSGPLGTAPRREEILIAAAAFYLDGYPWSDAKRSVQRAYDEADDSMRSPYGSVLLEGVESALKRLKQGGLKLAIASTDTHKRTVKSFKTLKIAHLFDAVVGSDDVMNGKPSPDMMLEILKKTKSKPSNTVIVGDSVSDMQMSRNAKLKACIGVLTGFTPKEKLEQVADVVVSSVSELYVR; from the coding sequence ATGGTAAAGTTGGTTGCAGGAAACAAAACGATAAAATGCGAGTTGGTGATTTTTGACAAGAATGGCACTCTTATCAATCAGCATTTGTTGTTGCTGGAGCTGGCTAAAGCACGCAAAAACGCAATTGAAAAGCATGGTGGAAAGGCCGTTTCTGAGTTATGGGAGCATTTGGTCGGCGTTGATTTGAAAAATGAGAAAATAGACCACAGTGGACCTTTGGGAACTGCTCCGAGACGTGAAGAGATTTTAATTGCAGCTGCAGCTTTCTATTTGGATGGCTATCCGTGGAGTGATGCTAAACGGTCGGTTCAGAGGGCTTATGATGAGGCTGACGATTCAATGCGGTCTCCTTACGGTTCAGTTCTTTTAGAAGGCGTCGAAAGCGCTCTTAAACGGTTAAAGCAAGGCGGCTTGAAGCTTGCAATTGCTTCCACAGACACTCACAAGCGCACGGTGAAATCGTTCAAAACCTTAAAGATAGCGCATCTTTTTGATGCAGTAGTTGGAAGTGACGATGTGATGAATGGGAAACCTTCTCCGGACATGATGCTTGAAATCTTAAAAAAGACGAAATCTAAGCCAAGCAACACTGTTATTGTTGGAGATTCCGTTTCAGACATGCAGATGAGTAGAAACGCGAAGCTAAAGGCGTGCATAGGCGTTTTGACTGGGTTTACTCCTAAAGAAAAGCTTGAGCAAGTTGCAGATGTTGTTGTTTCTTCAGTTTCTGAATTATATGTGCGCTAA
- a CDS encoding DNA polymerase ligase N-terminal domain-containing protein yields MSLEKYRKKRSFDKTSEPKGEVKMGEGNIYVVQKHAATHLHYDLRLEMDGVLKSWAVPKEPPLTVGVRRLAVQVEDHPVDYASFEGTIPEGEYGAGTVEIWDKGTYKMIDRKEDKLIVEINGNKLKGVYVLVRFKDQKNWLLFKKK; encoded by the coding sequence ATGAGTCTTGAAAAGTACCGGAAAAAACGGAGTTTCGATAAGACAAGTGAGCCGAAGGGTGAAGTAAAAATGGGTGAGGGAAACATTTACGTTGTTCAGAAACATGCAGCGACGCATTTGCATTACGACCTACGTTTAGAAATGGATGGAGTGCTGAAAAGTTGGGCAGTGCCTAAAGAGCCGCCTCTCACGGTTGGTGTTCGAAGATTAGCAGTCCAAGTGGAAGACCATCCAGTCGACTATGCAAGTTTTGAAGGCACAATTCCTGAAGGCGAGTATGGCGCGGGTACTGTGGAAATCTGGGATAAAGGCACTTACAAAATGATAGACCGCAAAGAAGACAAGCTCATTGTGGAAATCAACGGCAACAAACTGAAGGGCGTATATGTGCTAGTGAGGTTTAAAGACCAGAAAAACTGGCTTTTATTCAAAAAGAAATAA
- a CDS encoding ABC transporter permease: MRLSKILAMAWENMTQRKLRTSLTTLGVVIGITAIIGLASLGEGFRLGVKERMEEGFELNVLIVIPGSFTSGLRGGFTPQDVANIRENVTGIEVVTPIITLPQAKLNNTQTNEGLNAITVGAVNFSEISQIFPDRFVPLAGELPSQEENDTVVLGFRTCYLNDVTPVVNVGENVTLQIDFSGMPVNKTLQVAAILNKGGTSGITNFDYWAFIPLNAVPAPNNETYNIILVKVSDTEKSEQIARDIENTFENPYSISILVPIAFMRQVDRILNFVQLFLMAIASISLLVAGIGIMNIMTVSVMERTREIGILKAIGAKSRTVLGMFLAEAVLIGIIGGLIGMFTGYGISYGLAYMLSSFMQPQQQQDTLFRTPETRGMNINPVFSPEWTIIAFVFAIIVCIIFGLYPARKAAKLNPVEALRYE, from the coding sequence ATGAGGTTAAGCAAGATTTTAGCTATGGCATGGGAAAACATGACCCAGCGAAAACTACGCACATCACTAACCACTCTAGGCGTTGTGATAGGCATAACAGCAATAATCGGCTTAGCATCTTTAGGCGAAGGATTCAGACTTGGCGTAAAAGAACGCATGGAAGAAGGATTCGAACTAAATGTTCTGATAGTAATCCCCGGAAGCTTCACATCAGGACTTAGAGGAGGCTTTACACCGCAAGATGTTGCAAACATTCGGGAAAACGTTACAGGCATAGAAGTGGTCACTCCAATAATAACGTTGCCGCAGGCAAAATTGAATAACACACAAACAAACGAAGGTTTAAACGCTATAACAGTGGGCGCAGTGAATTTTTCAGAAATAAGCCAAATCTTTCCAGACCGCTTTGTCCCATTGGCGGGAGAATTACCAAGTCAAGAAGAAAACGACACTGTTGTTTTAGGATTTAGAACTTGCTATCTGAATGATGTAACACCGGTTGTCAATGTGGGCGAAAATGTAACTTTGCAAATTGACTTTTCTGGAATGCCAGTAAATAAAACTCTTCAAGTTGCTGCAATACTAAACAAGGGCGGAACTTCGGGAATCACAAATTTTGATTACTGGGCATTCATACCATTAAATGCGGTGCCAGCTCCAAACAATGAAACGTACAACATAATCTTAGTCAAAGTTTCCGACACGGAAAAATCAGAACAAATCGCGAGAGATATAGAAAACACTTTTGAAAATCCCTATTCCATAAGCATACTTGTGCCAATAGCTTTCATGCGTCAAGTAGACCGAATTCTAAATTTTGTTCAACTGTTTCTGATGGCTATAGCCTCAATCTCCTTGCTTGTCGCAGGAATAGGCATAATGAACATAATGACGGTTTCAGTGATGGAGCGAACCCGCGAAATCGGAATTTTAAAGGCTATCGGAGCGAAAAGCCGAACTGTGCTAGGCATGTTTCTCGCTGAAGCTGTGCTGATAGGAATAATAGGCGGCTTGATAGGCATGTTTACTGGGTATGGAATTTCCTACGGACTAGCCTATATGCTGTCAAGTTTTATGCAGCCGCAACAACAGCAAGACACTCTTTTCAGAACACCCGAAACCCGTGGAATGAACATAAACCCGGTTTTTTCGCCCGAATGGACGATAATAGCCTTCGTCTTCGCAATCATCGTGTGCATAATCTTCGGTTTGTACCCCGCCAGAAAAGCAGCCAAACTAAACCCAGTTGAAGCTTTACGTTATGAATAA
- a CDS encoding TRAM domain-containing protein, whose protein sequence is MSERRSFGPRRGGFRGRGGGSRFPPKPVEIGKEYEVDIQETSRRGEGIARIQGLVTFVPNTKPGEHVTIKITRISRRFAEAEVVGKGEAGTEEKEEE, encoded by the coding sequence ATGAGTGAAAGAAGAAGCTTCGGCCCAAGAAGAGGAGGATTCAGAGGAAGAGGTGGAGGAAGCAGATTCCCACCGAAACCAGTAGAAATAGGCAAAGAATACGAAGTTGACATACAAGAAACAAGCCGACGCGGCGAAGGAATAGCCCGCATCCAAGGCTTAGTGACTTTTGTACCAAACACTAAACCAGGCGAACACGTCACGATAAAAATAACAAGGATAAGCAGAAGATTCGCAGAAGCCGAAGTTGTTGGAAAAGGAGAAGCGGGAACCGAAGAAAAAGAAGAAGAGTAA
- a CDS encoding 2-oxoacid:ferredoxin oxidoreductase subunit beta, whose product MSDFKTDVFVDWCPGCGNFGILTAMQMAFAELGLEPHHIVIVSGIGCSGKPPHFIKAYGIHTLHGRTLPFAQGIKVANPELEVIAVGGDGDGLGIGAGHFVNAGRRNVDMAYLIHDNGVYGLTKGQASPTLKLGLRTKSLSKPNINEGVNPIALAVMTGYTFVARAYAYDTKHLKDMIKHAIQHKGLAFVDILQPCPTYNDINTKDWYAGMDRIDPKTGKPNPRLYKLDETGYDPVVHEPDEDFKKKIAALEKAQEWGDKIPLGIFYQNELVPTFQERFTQRIPFYPTNPPAKQKISEENGSPIAILDQFFEELKTS is encoded by the coding sequence ATGTCAGATTTCAAAACAGACGTTTTCGTTGATTGGTGTCCAGGATGCGGCAACTTTGGCATACTCACTGCCATGCAGATGGCATTTGCCGAGCTTGGATTAGAACCACATCACATTGTGATAGTTTCCGGAATTGGCTGTTCTGGCAAACCACCACATTTCATTAAAGCCTACGGAATTCACACGCTTCACGGTAGAACCTTGCCTTTCGCTCAAGGAATCAAAGTTGCGAATCCAGAGTTGGAAGTGATAGCTGTGGGCGGGGACGGCGACGGTTTAGGCATTGGCGCTGGACATTTTGTGAATGCTGGAAGGCGCAACGTGGACATGGCTTATTTGATTCATGACAATGGCGTTTACGGGTTAACCAAGGGACAAGCCTCTCCAACATTGAAGCTGGGCTTAAGAACTAAGTCTCTTTCAAAACCAAACATAAACGAAGGCGTGAACCCGATTGCTTTGGCGGTTATGACTGGCTACACTTTCGTTGCGAGAGCGTACGCTTACGACACAAAACACTTGAAAGACATGATAAAACACGCTATTCAGCACAAGGGACTAGCCTTCGTTGATATTCTGCAACCGTGTCCCACATACAACGACATAAACACTAAAGACTGGTACGCTGGCATGGACAGAATAGACCCAAAAACTGGAAAACCAAACCCGAGGCTTTACAAACTAGACGAAACCGGCTACGACCCAGTCGTGCACGAGCCTGATGAAGATTTCAAAAAGAAAATAGCGGCCCTTGAAAAGGCTCAGGAATGGGGCGACAAAATTCCACTCGGCATATTCTACCAAAACGAGCTTGTACCAACCTTCCAAGAACGCTTCACTCAAAGAATACCCTTTTATCCCACTAATCCACCCGCAAAACAGAAAATCAGCGAAGAAAACGGCTCTCCAATAGCAATTTTAGACCAGTTCTTCGAAGAATTAAAAACTTCTTAG
- a CDS encoding glucose 1-dehydrogenase — MSQSVMKLCFDIKGQTAIVTGASSGLGVTFAETLAEHGVNLVLAARRYEKLLKVTEDLNRKYDVKVVPVKTDVSQEEQVVNMVKTAVEQFGSVEILVNNAGVASLSPSVEMSIEEWKKVIDINLTGVFLCARTVAREMIKKNYGKIVNIASIYGAVGDIFPTAPYYASKGAVINLTRALAIEWAPYKINVNAIAPGFFLSEMTESVFRDEKATAYILSRTPLGRTGEPLDLKAALTYLASPASNYVTGQTIFVDGGWTAL; from the coding sequence TTGAGCCAAAGCGTTATGAAATTATGTTTCGACATTAAGGGGCAAACAGCAATAGTAACAGGCGCTTCTAGCGGATTAGGCGTAACATTTGCTGAAACACTCGCTGAGCACGGAGTAAACCTAGTGCTTGCCGCAAGAAGATACGAAAAACTTCTCAAAGTGACTGAAGACCTAAATAGAAAATATGATGTAAAAGTGGTTCCTGTAAAAACTGACGTGAGCCAAGAAGAACAAGTAGTCAACATGGTCAAAACAGCAGTAGAACAGTTTGGAAGTGTAGAAATTTTAGTTAACAATGCTGGCGTGGCAAGCTTAAGTCCTTCTGTTGAAATGAGCATCGAAGAATGGAAAAAAGTAATAGACATAAATCTCACAGGCGTATTTTTATGCGCCAGAACAGTCGCACGGGAAATGATTAAGAAAAACTATGGAAAAATAGTAAACATAGCCTCAATTTACGGGGCAGTAGGAGACATTTTTCCAACAGCGCCCTATTATGCTTCAAAAGGAGCGGTAATAAACCTGACTAGAGCTTTAGCTATAGAATGGGCTCCATACAAGATAAACGTGAACGCTATCGCTCCGGGATTCTTCCTGAGCGAAATGACTGAATCAGTTTTCCGAGATGAAAAAGCAACGGCATATATTCTTTCGAGAACGCCTTTAGGAAGGACAGGGGAACCATTAGATTTGAAGGCAGCACTCACGTATCTGGCTTCTCCAGCGTCTAACTATGTAACTGGACAAACGATTTTTGTAGATGGAGGATGGACGGCACTATAA
- a CDS encoding LURP-one-related family protein produces MNMFDHKEFTVDQRLLSVRNTYVVKNKFGEQLGFIKQEFVSFGPKFWFEDNAGARLGEVDGKVLTVHHEYEIKDKDGNAKARIKKKILKLFGSEWWMEDVEGKEIARIKGNVVHHTYDIISPDKATIARVHLNWATVSDEYCVEIIRQDFNPLLVLGYAVAMDHVEHSQRSPASRGVKSVIKLFGR; encoded by the coding sequence ATGAACATGTTTGACCATAAAGAATTCACTGTTGACCAGCGGCTTTTGTCAGTAAGAAACACTTATGTTGTCAAGAACAAGTTTGGCGAGCAGTTAGGTTTCATTAAACAAGAATTCGTCAGTTTTGGACCTAAATTCTGGTTTGAAGACAATGCGGGTGCTCGTTTAGGAGAGGTTGACGGAAAAGTTCTCACGGTTCACCATGAATACGAAATCAAAGATAAGGATGGAAACGCAAAGGCGCGGATAAAGAAGAAGATTCTAAAACTGTTTGGCAGCGAATGGTGGATGGAAGATGTTGAAGGAAAAGAAATAGCAAGAATAAAGGGTAATGTTGTCCATCACACTTATGACATTATTTCGCCGGATAAGGCTACAATCGCGAGGGTTCATCTGAACTGGGCAACTGTCAGCGACGAATACTGCGTCGAAATAATCAGACAAGATTTTAACCCGTTGCTTGTGTTAGGTTATGCTGTTGCGATGGACCATGTAGAACATTCGCAGCGAAGCCCAGCGTCAAGGGGAGTAAAATCTGTAATAAAACTTTTTGGACGATAA
- a CDS encoding 2-oxoacid:ferredoxin oxidoreductase subunit alpha, with protein MVKEELNWMAGGPQGSGVDSAANIFGRACGYGGLYVYGRREYHSNIKGLHSYFHLRVSIREVSANVNDVDLLAAFDAETVVRHINEVVPNGGIIVDKDQVNTKIFSIPTLPYEFKKEYREFLEKKSWGDSLSDLLSEAEKAGVHVFRVPYMDLLKDVAAKLGIEQLSKATRMINVLTLGVSFGLLDYDPGLVEKAIASIFAEKPKIVNMNILAFRTAYAYAKQTFGNSFEHKLEKTETTEKRIFLSGNQAVAIGKVLGGCRIQTYYPITPAADESEYLEAHEIIQTKTGDEKGAIVVIQTEDEIAAVNMASGAALTGTRAATSTSGPGFSLMVEGLAWAGNNEVPVVITYYQRGAPSTGLPTRHGQDDLQFAIHAGHGEFPRIVLASGDIRECFYDAAIAFNYAERYQLPVIHLVDKALGNSSQTYPIFGSSQFKIERGEILDEAELQGIEYKRFKFTENGVSPRVFLGTKNGVHWYTGDEHNEFGHISEESPNRTMMVEKRMKKLEAVEKEVPIEEKINFFGDKNAKNMIVSWGSSKGAILEALGMLVKEGFSLGFLQVRMVHPLPKEYIADILKNAEKIIDIEMNYSGQLGGIITEKTRIPMNFYILKYNGRPMTTTEVYAALKRILLNQAPKRQVLTYGS; from the coding sequence ATGGTAAAAGAGGAACTTAACTGGATGGCAGGTGGACCGCAAGGAAGCGGTGTTGATTCTGCTGCGAACATTTTTGGAAGAGCTTGCGGTTACGGAGGCTTGTATGTTTACGGAAGAAGAGAATATCACTCAAACATTAAGGGACTGCACAGTTACTTTCATTTGAGAGTTTCAATCCGTGAAGTTTCGGCGAACGTTAATGATGTAGATTTGCTTGCGGCATTTGACGCGGAAACGGTTGTCAGACACATAAACGAAGTTGTTCCAAACGGCGGAATAATCGTTGATAAAGACCAGGTTAACACAAAAATTTTCAGCATACCCACCTTGCCTTACGAATTCAAAAAAGAATACCGAGAGTTTTTGGAGAAAAAAAGCTGGGGCGACAGTTTAAGCGATTTACTTTCTGAAGCAGAAAAAGCGGGTGTTCACGTTTTTCGTGTTCCTTACATGGATTTGCTGAAGGATGTCGCAGCAAAATTGGGCATAGAACAGTTAAGTAAGGCTACTAGAATGATAAACGTTTTAACACTTGGCGTTTCCTTCGGTTTGCTGGATTATGACCCAGGTCTTGTAGAAAAGGCGATTGCATCGATTTTTGCAGAAAAACCTAAAATCGTAAACATGAACATTTTAGCCTTCAGAACAGCCTACGCATATGCCAAACAAACCTTCGGCAACAGTTTCGAACATAAACTCGAAAAAACCGAGACAACCGAAAAACGGATTTTCCTATCTGGAAACCAAGCAGTCGCGATTGGCAAAGTCTTAGGCGGGTGTAGAATCCAAACCTATTATCCAATAACTCCCGCTGCAGACGAAAGTGAATATTTAGAAGCTCACGAAATCATCCAAACAAAAACTGGCGATGAAAAAGGCGCCATAGTCGTCATTCAAACCGAAGACGAAATTGCAGCGGTTAACATGGCATCTGGAGCAGCCTTAACCGGCACAAGAGCAGCAACTTCCACGTCTGGACCTGGTTTTTCGCTTATGGTTGAAGGCTTAGCTTGGGCTGGAAACAACGAAGTGCCCGTTGTCATTACATATTATCAGCGAGGTGCGCCTTCTACTGGTTTGCCGACGCGACATGGACAAGACGACTTGCAATTTGCTATTCACGCTGGACATGGCGAATTTCCAAGGATAGTGCTTGCGTCTGGCGATATACGTGAATGTTTCTATGACGCTGCAATCGCGTTTAATTACGCTGAAAGATATCAGCTGCCAGTTATCCATTTGGTTGATAAAGCTCTTGGCAACAGTTCCCAAACGTATCCAATCTTTGGCTCCAGCCAATTTAAGATTGAGAGAGGCGAGATTCTTGATGAAGCAGAACTTCAAGGCATAGAATACAAACGATTCAAGTTCACAGAAAACGGCGTTTCTCCACGAGTTTTTCTAGGAACAAAAAATGGTGTGCATTGGTACACTGGTGACGAGCATAACGAGTTTGGACACATAAGCGAGGAATCTCCCAACAGAACAATGATGGTTGAGAAACGCATGAAAAAGCTTGAGGCAGTTGAAAAAGAGGTTCCAATAGAAGAGAAAATCAACTTTTTCGGAGACAAAAACGCGAAAAACATGATTGTCAGTTGGGGTTCTTCGAAAGGCGCGATTCTCGAAGCACTTGGCATGTTAGTAAAAGAAGGTTTCAGTTTAGGTTTTCTGCAAGTTCGGATGGTGCATCCTCTTCCAAAAGAATATATCGCTGATATTTTGAAAAACGCCGAAAAAATCATTGATATAGAAATGAATTATTCTGGACAGCTTGGAGGGATAATCACGGAAAAAACGAGAATTCCCATGAATTTTTACATTTTAAAGTATAATGGGCGTCCTATGACAACCACCGAAGTGTATGCGGCGTTGAAGCGTATTCTGCTTAATCAAGCTCCGAAAAGGCAGGTGTTAACCTATGGCTCTTAA